The following DNA comes from Rosa rugosa chromosome 5, drRosRugo1.1, whole genome shotgun sequence.
ATTGTTTCAGATCAGTCAATATGATTATTCAGTTTTATTCTGAGGGGGCCTCCTATTCTAACAATATGTCATGGATAATTATGTCAAAATCCTCAAAATTTTCGTACGTAGTAATTTAATACGGTTGGACTCTTAATTAAAAGCTGCAGCCCAGCTTTCCTTTCCGGCCCACGTCACCCAAACGAGCGGTGCCAATTCTGTACACCTTGCCGCACCAGATTGCCTCCTCCTCGCGGCTGGGACACCTGGCAGCCACAGGGTAGTACAacgattttaaaaaaaataatttttaattaaataaaatactATAACGAAGAGAACATTTTCGATCCAACCAgcagctttctctctctctctctctaggaaAAACATAATACTTTGATTGGTTGGTCTCCTCCTAATCACAACTTCtataaattaaattttgatggaTTTGTGACTTATTCAGAAAAGGCGCTTGCTGGTTTTGTAATCAGAGATGTTGGAGGAAGTATTTTGTGTTGCAGGTTCTATATATGCCCATTGGGTTTCCATCAGTTCTACAGGCAGAAGCATATATGGTTTGCGCTTTCGTTTAATTTGGGCTCAACGTCTTGGTCTTACTCATATTCAAGTTGAAAGGGATTCTCAAACTTCTAATCAAGATATTGAAGGGTTCATATCAAGTTCCTTGCCGAATTTCTACTATTTTTCAAGATATCAAACATCCTGCCTCAATTTCTACAGATATCACCTTCAATCATGTTTTCTAAAGAGCATATATGATGGTGGACAATGCAAGTTGGCAAATTGTGGTCATCGACTACTTCAAAATAGTACATggattatttttatttctatatctttgaaattttgttatttttggtacaattttttgtttttaaatgatGGCAAAGTGTGCTTCCACTCTGAGTCGGGACCTAATTTAAATGAAGTTCTCCCTAAGAGATATTTTTCACAACCAGATGATCGAACGCTGGATCTCTTTTAAGTATCCAACTCACATTCACTCAGCTTACAGGCCTAACCAGATTTTCGCTAGACCAAACCCCTTGGGTGAAATTTTGTTATTTGATACTGTGTGAATATTCCTAGTAttgtaatttattttcttcgtaaagaaaaataaataaataacaagtAGGGCCCCAACTTCCCTCATTTCCCTTGTAAGTTTATTTGCAAAAGAAACCCGACCCAAAAAACAGTCGGAACCCAAGAACCCGCATTCTCACTTTCACTCTGAGAAAAACCCCTCTCTCTGTGTCCCTCTCAAAACCCTAGTCAGAAAATGGCGATGATGCAGCAGTTTGGGCGCACAAAGAGCGTGACGAAGCGTTCGTCGAAATACGTGGAGGAAGCTCTGTACGTCTGGCTCTTCAAAGACGGCGGCTCCGAGTTAAGCGTTTGTCAGAAGCTCAATGAATTCATCAAGAGCCGCAAGCGAGTCTTCAAATGGGAGGTCGGCGACACTCTCAAGAAGCTTCGCCAACGCAAGCTCTACTACCCTGCTCTTAAGGTACTCCCTAATTTTGTTCCTCAATTTTTCACCTCAAACAAAACAGCATTATTTCTAGCTAATTGATCTCGTTTTGAGGTAGAATTTATAGCTCAGCCCAGAAGCCTTAAATGTCTAATGATATTAAAACCTGATAGAAATTTCGGAAGTTTTTGTTGTAAATGTGAATGCAGTCTTCAAGAAATGTCACATTCTGTTGTACTAAACGGTTAGGTGTATCGGAATGTGTGAATGGAAAGTTACTCTGGATGTGAATGATTCGATTCCGTGGATgccattttgaatttgattcacAGCCCCATATTAGTAGAATTGTGATTGGATAGGATGAAGCTGATCGTGTTGCATATTTGTATTTACTTGTTGTTATGTGTATTTGTTTTATGTGCTTCAATCTGAACTGCAAGACATAGATGCTAAGTTGTTTCCTACTACAGCTCTCGGAAACTATGGCTAAAAGGGGAATGAACAAGACCGTTAGTGATCAGGCTATACATCTCGATCTTGTTGCCAAAGCTCGAGGAATTCCTGCTGCGGAAGATTATTTCAAGAATCTTCCTGAATTGTCCAAAAATCATCTCAGTTACGGGGCCCTGCTCAACTGTTACTGTAAGGAATTGATGACTGAAGAGGCTGAAGCTCTACTGGAGAAGATGAAGGAACTTAACCTTCCTTTGACCTCTATGCCTTATAACAGCCTTATGACGCTTTACTCAAAGACTGGGAAGCCAGAAAAGATCCCAGCCATTATACAAGAAATGAAGGGTTGCAATGTCATGCTCGATTCATATTCTTACAATGTCTGGATGCGGGCGCTAGCTGCTGTCGATGATATTTCTGGGGTGGAAAGGGTtattgatgagatgaagagggATGGACGAGTTGCCAGCGATTGGACAACGTATAGCAACTTAGCTTCCATCTATGTTGATGCCGGCATGCCTGAGAAGGCAGAAAATGCACTTAGTGAATTGGAGAAAAAAAATTCCCACCGAGATCTTTCAGCTTTCCAATTCCTTATTACATTGTATGGTCGAACCGGGAACCTGCTTGAAGTACATAGGGTATGGCGTTCCTTGAGGCTTGCTTTCCCTAAAACTGCAAACATAAGTTATCTGAATATGATCCAGGTGTTGGTTAACTTGAGAGATCTACCAGGTGCAGAGAAATGTTTCAGGGAATGGGAATCTCGGTGTTCAACCTATGATATTCGGGTAGCAAATGTTCTGATTGGAGCTTATGCTAAGGAGGGTATGCTAGAGAAGGCTAAGGAGCTCAAGGAACAGGCTCGTAGGAGAGGAGCCAAGCCTAATGCAAAAACCTGGGAGATCTTTGTGGACTATTATTTAAAGAATGCAGAATATGACTTGGCAGTTGAGTCTGTTGCCAATGCAATATCGATTGGTAAAGGGGATGGTGGGAAGTGGATACCATCACATGAGACCATCAAAACCTTGATGGAGCACTTTGAACAAACTAAGGATGTTGAAGGTGCAGAAGGTTTTCTGGAGATTTTGAAGAAGGCTACGGAGTCCTTAGGGGCTGAGGTGTTTGAATCATTAATTAGAACTTATGCCGCTGCTGGAAAGACGACTCCAGCCATGCGTCATCGATTGAAAATGGAGAATGTGGAGGTTAGTGAAGCCAGCAAGAAGTTGCTTGAGGCCATTTGTGTGGAATGAGTTTTGTTTGTCTCCCAATTTTTGTTTCAGAATTTTGAGTATCTGGAAAAGCCCATTTCAATGCTGTCTGTACTTGGGGTTTTTATTTGTTCTGATAATAAAATGTAcctttcaattactaaggttaGCTTCTCTTTTCTGCATTATTAGCCAAAGAAAAATGCATAATTATCTTTCTAAATTACAAGTAAGATTCCATTTACGATTAAAAACATGGGTTTTTTTCCTATCCCACCTAAGCTCAAGGTTTTCTTGTGGTCTTTTGTGCATGGTAAGCTCCTGACTAATGAGCAACGTTTTAGAAGAAATACTGCTGGTGACCCCTTCTGTAAATTCTGTTATGTATGAATAAGTCTATGCTCCATTTGTTTTGTGACTGTGTTAAAGCTAAGCAGGTATGGCAAGCTTTTGCTCCTAGCTCAAGCTTTCTAAATACTTTAAATATGCCTTGAAATAGCCGGATTCTAACAAACTTGCAGCAAAAAGCTTACTTTATGAAACAGTTGAATTGTAATGtcgttttttcctttttctttttcgctGCTGGTTTATATGGAAAAGGAGGTGCAAGAGTGTATTTGACCTCTCCTTTACCCATCCTTACAATATAACTGACATCATCTCTAGTTAGTCTAATGAATGCAATCGTGCTAATGCTAATTCTGTGCTTAGAAATGTGTGCAAACTGAGCATCTCTTTTGGCATGAGCCACCCTCTGGTCATTTTAAATTGAATGTTTGATGGATCAAGATCTAGTACTAGACTAACTGGTGCAAGTGGTGCCATTAGAGATAGTTCTGGATCTTGGCATAGTGGTTTTATGCTTAATATTGGTGCTGGGGATGTTTAACATGCTGAAGCCTGGGGGTAGTTTCCGAAACATTTTTAATCTTCAGGTGGAGTCAGATTCTGGAGTCTTGGTTAACCTGCGGCAACAGGAA
Coding sequences within:
- the LOC133709429 gene encoding large ribosomal subunit protein mL101 (rPPR4), which translates into the protein MAMMQQFGRTKSVTKRSSKYVEEALYVWLFKDGGSELSVCQKLNEFIKSRKRVFKWEVGDTLKKLRQRKLYYPALKLSETMAKRGMNKTVSDQAIHLDLVAKARGIPAAEDYFKNLPELSKNHLSYGALLNCYCKELMTEEAEALLEKMKELNLPLTSMPYNSLMTLYSKTGKPEKIPAIIQEMKGCNVMLDSYSYNVWMRALAAVDDISGVERVIDEMKRDGRVASDWTTYSNLASIYVDAGMPEKAENALSELEKKNSHRDLSAFQFLITLYGRTGNLLEVHRVWRSLRLAFPKTANISYLNMIQVLVNLRDLPGAEKCFREWESRCSTYDIRVANVLIGAYAKEGMLEKAKELKEQARRRGAKPNAKTWEIFVDYYLKNAEYDLAVESVANAISIGKGDGGKWIPSHETIKTLMEHFEQTKDVEGAEGFLEILKKATESLGAEVFESLIRTYAAAGKTTPAMRHRLKMENVEVSEASKKLLEAICVE